The genomic segment GTGTTTGAATAATTATCATGTTTCACTTCCCAAATTTTCCAACACAAAGCGTGACATCCACAAACTGGTGACAGTAGAACCTAAAGAGAGTAACATTCAAGCAAGGAGGAGCATTAAAACACTCTCAGCCAACTGGCAGGATAAGCAGACAGTCTGTGAAAATGGTAAATGTAAGGCCTCATAAAATTGTTACGAAGTCAAAGATATGCACAGTctcatccatttttttttaaataaggaAACAAAATGATGAGACCATGGATATCTTTGACTAGGATACCACCTTATGAAAGACTATTCACTATGAAAAAAAATCCAttgtaaatatttttgaaaagagATCCTACCATGAAAGGAATTCATAAACAAGGTTATGCTGGTAAACGAAAAGGAATCTTGCAGTAGGAGACTTCAATCTCCCACAAATTACTATTTAAAATATCTCTAATGGCTCACTCTTTCAAATCTGATGTCAGCCTTAACTTTCCCTCTCCCATATAAGTTCTTCTCAGTTTAATGAAAATTCATCTTTTCAGATCTTTCTCCATCAATTCCAACCCTCTTAAATTCTTAATACTATCACACTCTAATTCCATAAGTCATCTTTACAGAAAACGTATGAGTCTCATCGATCTACTAAAGCAAAACTAAATTGCATAAGCTGGAGAAACTTTTAATTTCTGATGCCAACAAACTACTGAATTCTAATATCAGCAACATAATgctagtttgaaatttgaaagtaATAGGGTTGTATGAACCATTCTAGACTTGAACGTTTTTAAACTACACATTAACTTTAAGTGACATGGGAAAGTAATTACATAACGAGCACTCCTACATGAAATTTTAAATGCCTTAGTTTCTGTTGAGGCGACTGATAAtatataaatttcaaaaatacaagGGCATGATTATCTTCAGGTTTCAACCCATAGCTTGGATGATTAAAAAGTATATTTGCAGCATGGGGTTTGGAACTTCAAACCCAGCTTACCCATGAAAATGCAAGCTGTCTGGAAGTCCAACACTCTTTAGCTCAACGAACCATTTTTTGTAATGCTATCTCTATCAAGAAAATACATTTGGTATATCCAATAGCTTAATGAAAATTAAGGAACAATTTAGTGATAATGAATAGTTAGACATTCGGAAGATTAAGACAGTTGAATCAATTTTCATACCCTTGAATCAATTCAGTAAGTTGGGGCTGCAACTCTTCATCTCTTATCTTGTGCATTCTGTTTGAAATGGCATCCACTGATTTAATTAGAATGCTTATTTTGGTACGTAACTTTCTTACTGATGTTCGAGTGGAGTCGATTTTATAGAACTCTGCTCCTTCACGATCCAAAGCTTTCAGGCGTTTGTACTTCTTGTCATAAATGCTCTGCAATTTTTCTTCATCCTAGCACAGCCACTTAAGCAATGTTAACAAATATTTTGACATCAAAATAGATTGAAAGACTATGAGCCATCCATGGTTTTCTTCCATTACCTGTCCTAAGAATTGCAATTGAGAACGTTTAAACATTGTTATGTTCCCATTTGTTATTCTCCTTAACATTTGTGCAATGACTGCTCAAAGTTTCAAAATTTACTTTCTTAAGTAGTTTGCACATATGCGTTCAAATTAGTAAGTTCACAAACTTAAAGGAATTCTTATCAAAACCTACAGAATCATTCAAATTCTCAGTACTATGCATATAGAAAAACACATCAGTATAGGGACACACTTAAGGTCACCATCTTGCTCAAGAAAGTGAATTATGCTGATTTCAGCATGTATTTAACTTAGTTCTTCAGCCGAGTAGACCAAAAAAATGGATATGTCAGATTAGCATCACATCTCAAAACCACAGTCATGCAACAAATATCTGCTTTAAAAGTTTATGGTGACTTGACTGCAGAAGTAATAAAACATGCTCCAAGTCagtttcataatttttctaGCATGACTATGAGCTGAATTAATTGCAGAAATTTAAGCACCTGTTTGGATCCTTGGATACATTATCTATGAATATAATTTTCTGTTGTGTGAAAGTTTCAAGAATATTGAGAAAGATCACTTGGAAAAGAAGTTCCCACAGATCTGGAGTGGCAACTGATCTACCAAGTCCTGAGAATTTGGATAAAACCAAAACTTGCAAAATGGTGATTTATCGTATCCCTGAAGAACAAATGAAACCTGCAGCTCATCCGAAAGTTTAACTTGTTAGTTATTGTAATCTTTTTCTTGGAACCTCTCTGGCTGTCCCGCCTGGCAGATAATATTCTCACATTATGAATTCTAACATCAAAGCAGGCCCTTGGCAGATATGCTGCCGAAGGCATCTTCTCTCTTATATAACAAGAGCCTTTGTGCCTGGCCTTGTGTTGTGTCCAACATTGtcttattatttaatataatccaATCTTTAAGGGACATCAAATGTCTGCACATTCCCACCTCTAGAGCTATTCTTATCTTTAAAAAAGAACACCTTGCTTAGTTCAACAGTCGTTCTAAGCTAGAGAAACAAGAGAAGTGCACCACCCAAAAGTTGAGTACATTTTAAAATtacataaataatttaattatatCAGGATTCATAGTCATAAAAATAGCATccatggtatgccgtaccggcTCGAACTAGGCGGTATGGAGCATACCATACCGTATCGGTTCGGTACTGGTACGGGTGGCTTACCGAgtgcaaaaaaatttcatactgtaccgacactgtgctagtgtggcaccggtacgaggctTGGTACCGAAACGGCGAATCTTCATAGCACCTTTACTCAATTAACTAAACCCCTATTTTCTGGCCAGAAATCACAATTAACCCCCCATGACTTCTATTATTCAATGTCCTTTTTGATTGCATATGTTTAATGCATGATAAATAGTTACGGCCAATGGGCTAGCAGATGTTAAAAAACATAATTACCTAATGTAAAACTGCACAAACGCATTCAAACTGATATATGAAACGATAAACTATACCTTAACTTCCTTATACAATTTCTTCTCCCATACATACAACTTCTCCAAAGTTGATGAAAGGTTGCCAGACTTCATATCCATGTGCTTGTCAGAAATGCCATTACTGGCTCTGCTCCTGATTGTGCTTGCAGCTGAATGTCGTGAACGCTTGAAAGAAGGACGTGAAGATGCCAACATAGTAAAAGCCATAGGACGCCATATCCTGGAAGAGATAACTGCGACAAGACTTCTAAGATTCACTAATACTATAATAGTACATTAATTTGACAGTGTTTCTAAAGGAGATAATATAGTCAAATCTATTGTTGTTCAATAAGCTAACGTAACAGACATTCAAATACACATTTTAATTTGTACATTTATAATTTGACTATATAATAGTACATGAATGTatggaaaaacaagaaaaaaattatcctgGCTGTTGCACACATACCATATGACTAATGATTGGGCTATGAACACATCACAATAAGACAAATGAACAAGCTGGTTTTGTCATAGCACGCTTAACTTATCAAATCATTTAATTTTTAGGATGATTTCTCATATTCTTTAATTAAAGCACTATTTGAGATGAAAATACCATGAATATTCATAGCACTATCATAGATTAGAAAGCATCCGATCATTTATTACTTTATTTTCAACTAACTTAGGGCCATCATGTAGTCAACTCTAAGTGGTCAGTGCATGAAGAACAGTGTACCTCTCTCAACCCAAAGGTTCAGCAGAAGATGTTATAAAGTGCTTCTACATGGAGAATAAGGATATTGGGGTAAGAAAGTGGTATTTGAATAGTTAATGGATGGTTGGAAAACAATAGTTTTGCTCCATGAAGGTCTTTGTGTTACATTGGGATTGAAGGCACCCAATCAAGTGGAAGCTAGAGCTCTAAAAGGAGCGGTGTCAGAAACCTGAAGAATGTAAGCATTGAACAAAGAGAACAGAACTTGGAAGCTTGTATCTTTATAAAAACAGATATTACCAGATTTGCATTGTCATCTCTTTTGTACTATTATGAAATAACTGTGTTTACAACGAAGAAGTAGAAACAGATAAAGAGGAATTGTAGTTGCAATTACCAAATTGAGTTGTGTAAAGCAATTTACACTGCTCTCCAAGAAAATCATTCTGTAGAGGAAAACCAACGAAACTTTTTGCCAACATGTTCAGAAGGATGGAGTTTAGTGTCCAAAGAAAACAAATCTTTCCCATGTCAGAGACAACAACAACAACTAATATGTCACAAcaatcaagaaaaagagaaaaacaccATATCTGGACCCCTACTCCCCCTGTTGAGAATTTCATTTATTAGATTTTAAGAGTAACTTTCAGCACAATGAAATCAAGCCTAATAGACAAATATCCTTCCCTCCCTCAGCAATTGGCTGCAAGGTTCTTGCAGATAACAATCAGATCATTCCAAATAGAGtataaaaatgataaatgaaTGCAATACCGACCTCTAAACATTCTACTTCTTGATCGGTACGGCAACTTGCCAACCTCAAGCATCCTTGAAACCACTTCCCCATAATTAGCAGCTGAGTTGAAATGCTCCTTAATTTCCTTCATAACTTCTGCCACATCTCTCGTACCATGAGCAGATAATGCATTTCCACTGCTTGGATCAGACATCGATTTCCCATTGCTAGGAGTGGATGACGATTTCCCACCACTAGGAGTGGACGATGCTTTCCCACTGCTTGGCCCGCTCTCCTCCGTAACAAATGATGTTTCTTCCTCAAATTTCACTCCCTTTTTCTTCCCACCGGATCCGTCATCCTCCCCGCTGCTCCTTAGTCTGCTTGACACTGAACTACTCTTACTCTCTTTATCCCCTGACCCAATTTTACCATTCTTCTCATCCTTCTCTCCCTTTTCTTGCGTTGATTCGGTCTTATAGCTGCCAATACTAGATTCCTTCCCTCCTGAATCTTCTCTCACAACCTTCTTCTCTTTCCCCACCTCCTTCATGGCTTTGACCTCTGTCTCATCCTCGAGATCAGGAATCCCTTCCCGCTCCCTCACCTCGTTCGAATCAGGACTGCTCACATAAGAGGTCCCCCCATACCTTTCACCACCATACTCTGGTAAAAGTCTCTCATAAGTATTGAAAGGATCAAAAAATTCCCAAGCAGAGCCTTCAGGGGGGGGCGGCGGTGGAGGACTTGAAGGAGCTGCTGCCACCGACCCTGGAGGACTCATTGGCCGGTCATAATAATAGGAATTCTCTTTACCCGGCAGCGGAGATCCAATTGGTACACCATATGGTGGATACCCAAATCCATACCCATACTCATATCCGTATCCATATCCACTGTTAGAAGGATGCTGCCATTGTTGGGTATTGGGGTCCTCATACGACATGGTGGGGATCGCCGTCGATGACCTCATGAATGAATAATTAGGGCTCGAAGCGGCCGAGGCCGTCCCGGGAGGGGAAGACGACGACTctactccgccgccgccgcctcctcctcctcctcctcctcctttgctcTCCGGGCTCGCGCCGGCCTCCGAGCCGGAGGATAGATGCAAGGGGGAGCCGTCATCGGAGAGCGAGTGGGAGAGCGGCGTCACGGAGGATGACCCGCCACCACTACCGCCGCCGGAAGCGGAGCTCACAGATTTGCTTTTGCCCTTGCCGTCGGATGGCAGGGTGAGCACCGGCGACCCGGGGGGTGACGGCGCCACCGCGAGCTCCTCCCGGACGAACCGCTCGAGCGAGTCGCCGACGGCGGCGAGCGCCCGGAAATAGGCGGCGTGGGCAGTCGCGAGGGCGTACCGGCGGTCCGCCGCCGCCCGGATCAGCTTCCTCCTCTCCCGGCACAGCGACACCACCCTGGACTCCGCCCTGGAGCTCCCGCATCCCAtatcccgccgccgccgccctcaATCCCTCTCcccatctctcctcctctcaatcatCGATTGACGACCAAAACCCCAACTCCGACCCTAAATTCCTCTCCTCTCCGACTCTCGCGCTTGGAATTGGAAATAATTCTCTTCATTGCCGTCCATGGTGACTTGGTAACGTTTCGGTTCTTCTAACAACGGTGCGTTACGAACGGTTTCGGGCAGGACACCGGAGGGCGTTAGCTGGAATGGGAACGGAAACGGGGAGGGAGAAGAATGGCGGCAAATATGAACGAATAGAGGGAAGGGGGCGCGGGAACGGAGACGGAGAAGGTAAGTCCGAAGAGGAGCTCGTCTTCGCGCACGCGGCTTTCGCTGGGACTGGGATCCACGTGTCCGCTTGCATGGACTAAAGGGCGCCACCGCAAATGTAAAGAATTACGTGAGTGCCACGCTTGCTCGTAGTGGGAGTTCGATGGGGCTGGGCTAACGTTTGTTCACCAAACCGCTGCGGGCCGGTGGTGACCCACCAAAGGGTTTGTTTTATTAACTTTTAATTGATTGGCTGGGCCATGGTTTGATGGTTCGGAAGAGGGTTAGATTCTTCTTAGATTTGGTTTTCGACTGGTTTTGAATGGGGGGACAGGTGGGGCGCTTTTAACGTTGGCTCGAGAACAGTTCAAGGCTTTTTGTGGGTTAGACGAATCATTAATTTAGTGCGAGAGGAGGGGGGGGAATGGTTCCCACAAGAGGAGGAGAAGCCGGACGTGTGAACCAACCGCATGCAACCGCTCGGGAGTCGTCGATCAACGGCCGTCAGCAGTTGGGCCGCCGTTGGCTTGTAGAAATTTTCTATTTCTACTCGTCTGCATGCTGAAAACGAAGGGCTAAGAACCGTTGACAAGAGGTAGGGCCCAATTGGACGGCCATGGAAAGGACTATTATTATAACAGTGTCCAAAAAGTGTTCCAAGGGCAGGACTCAAGACCGGTCCAACACCGTTTATAAGAACCGGGGGTCGTGTTTGGTAGGGAGCAAGGAGTCGTTCTAATCTTTTAATTGACAACTCTTGGGAAATTTGGACGGTCTCTCTTTCACTTTCGGCGACTAATTGTGTTTGATCATTCTCAACACGGCTTTAGACTTGTTCCATTATTTAGAATTTATCTCCACCATGGAAGTTGAAACATGATGTGATAACTGGCTAATATGATGGGTACACCCGTAGCATTCTAAGTAGGGATGGCACCGTATTGGATATCGATTGAGTCAGATCGAACCCACCTTATAGGTAAAAATTCTATACCCATATCGGCCTCGTACCCATCTCGGGTCAGATTAGATTGGATCGGATAATTATAGATTATAGCtataattaatcatattatAACTGCTATATAAATAGGAAAAGCTTATAACATTTTTTTATGTTCTAATTTTTTGATTCAGATGGAGAAAACTTAGTGTACATCAATAAGTATAATATATTTGACTAAAAAATAGTTCATACATAAGTCAAATTAATTGCAAATCcagaaacaaaacaaataaaaataattaataattataatttttataaaatatatatgctTTCTAAGTTTCAACAATAATAATTTTTCTAATTAATAGAGGGAGAAATGGTTGAGGCGAATGGTATTGTGATAGCTATTATTTATCGAGTGGATCGGGAGGATGGATTAAGGTTAAGTTTTGGATGGAGACATATTATTCTCCGTATTTGATCTGGActtattttgaatattatatctaaaattcaaaaataggaCCAATAAAAATATGTTCTATTCGGATTGTATCGGTTCGAATCGGATATTTGATGGGCGAGCTTAAATTGCCATCCAAAACTATATTTGGTAGGGAGCAAGCAGTGGTTCTAATCTATAAagagctcgtttggtttgcaGGAAGTATTTTTTCacctaaaaatatgatttctaaaaagcagatttcTAAGAAGAGGATGcctgaaaaagtatttttggcatggtTGACAATGGAAAAGTGATAGATttacaaagtgcttatgtttggttgaccacctacttttctggaaaagttatttgtaatttttattatacccttaataaaaattaaatctttaatgcctctttaatgctcaaggaattttttgagaaaaaataaaaattgagtgATTTCCGGCTCATaatttttcatgtttctcatgaAAAAGATTTTTCCATGAAACGTTGGAATCATATTTTCATTgaaatacaactttttcgtcttttttttttgaaaacttcaaccaaacaaaaggtatctcattattttttcctcctcctctccgttctcttcttcttctttttcgagAACCTGAAGAGCCCAAAGCGGCAGCTCTTGAGAAATTTCAGCTGAGAAAGATATGATGGTACTGCCATTTAAGATTCGTATGCAATTATTTGAATGGTCTCCCTTTCACCTTTTTGTGACTAATTGTCTTCGATCATTCACAACACGGTTTTAGACTGGTCGTATTAGAATTATTTCCACCTTGGAAGTTGAAACATGATGCTACAACTGGCTAATATGATGGGAACGCTCTGAGCGTCCAACCTGTTTCCCTATTTCATCAGGCAGCAGCCTGCCTCCCTTCCGAAAGGTACCGTCAAATATAGCCATGCTTGGAGATTACGGCAACAGGCGCCCTGCGATCCAAGTGGTAGGAGTGCTACGGTAATGATACCGCCAAGTACCGACCGTGCCGACGGATGGAGATGTTTCGCTTCATGCAGGGGCTAGGTATCAAACAGCTGTGTGCCAGGTAAAAGAGGGACAAATGAGGCACAATTTTCTGTGTTACGGAGGATGGATCAGCACGAAAGAAATATGACAGCCAGAAATTGCCGCTGAGTGATGCTTAGATAAAGACGGAGACCCATCAGAAATAATCTTGCTAATTGTTATGGCATGTAATGACCTAACATGATATAGCATGATGAGATTCATCTAGCTGAAAACATACATGATGGTTTAGATATATCTAGAAACTCTCCAAGATATTCTAGTCGGAACTTCTCTGCCGGAACGACCAGATCTAAGATGGCCGACATCTTTCGACTCAGCTCGGCCCCTATCCAAGTCGAACAAGatctttctataaaaaaaaaatggctgAGTCCTACCGCAAATCTACACATCGCCTCGTCAATCTCATCACATGCCAAATTGTTACAGCACGTTCCCAAGATAGTTACATCACATCGACAGTATGTTATAGCACGATCTTGAGTTTGTTGAAATACGATTCACTAGATATGCGGGTTTCGACTATAAATAAACCTAGAGGTCATCTGTAAAAGAGGTAATGCAAAAATCACCATAGCCAGGAGAGATTATGTTTTTATATTCTTATCCTTTTTTTGTTCCTCTCTATAACCCTCTCTTGCTAAGCATTGGAGGGTCCGACTGGAGCCAATCCAATAAGCTCGCCCTTATCCGTTATCTTATTGGTCTATGGAGGCGCTCCACATTGGCGTCCCAAAAATCGACGGCAACAGATTGGTGCTATATGTGGGAACGAAGGAGAAGAGCCATGAAACTTAAAAGGAATAACCACCTAGGAGCCATCCAGCCAGAGTCCAAAAGCTACCCAAGGTCttcaccacccccccccccccccccccccccccgcgaccAGGTGCAGAGACTACCAACATCGAACAGCTTAGCTTGCTAGTTCGGTAAGTAAAAGCTCTCATGGCGATGATATAAGACCTGGTCATTACCTTGAGAAATGCGTGCTAGATGGTGGTTGTTGATGATGGGTGCCAGATCTTTGACATTTCTGTTCCGGAAACGAAGTTGAAGGCAGCATGGCCTGGTCTATGTTAAGCCCGGCATATTTTGCGGGCCAACGTAATCTTGCTCGAGGGTGACTCAGCAACGATAATCGGCTGGATTCAGGGGTGCACCGACGGCATGGGTGGCTTCCATCCTTTGCTCCGGGATATTCATGCCATGATAGGTGGAGACGttgcctttcaggccaagcacgTCTACAAAGAGGCCAATGGAGCTGCGGATTAGATGGACTCGTATGTGGCTGATCACTCTAGGGTAGCTCTCTAAGTTGGCGAGAGGGAGCGGCCTAAAGTACTCTGAGACTTGTTAgttttgacttttttggatgtattcacaCTAGAAGTGTATGAGTTATCtgttgtagcaaaaaaaaaaatgatataagaCCTGCAACAACATGTCGCCCCTCCTTCAACAGACCAGAAGTGTCATTGTAATGATCTAGCCCAAGGCAGTAGTCACCTCTATCTCGAAAGTCATGGAAGAGGTCAAAAGCAAGGTTAGTCCTGCTTCCCTTTTGAAGCCATCTCCTATATCGGCAATCACTATCTGCATCAACTAAGGACAGTCGCTAGGCGGAGGCGGACCTCAATCGTAGAATCAAGGAGATGGGCAATCAAATCAGAGCATTGCAGGAGCGGAAGGCCAAAACTAGACATGATCTCAAGACAATGAACAAACCTCCTTTTATCAAAGAAATTATAGAGGAGCTCTTGTCAAAGGAGTCCAAAGTGCCCCAATTTGAGCTTTATGATGGCACCACAGAtctgatggatcatctaaagaGCTTCAATGTTCTCATATTGTTGCAAGGAGCATTGAAAGCCATAATGTAGTGGGCTTTCTCGACTTTGCTTAGGAAGGTGGCTCAACTCTCGTACTTAGACCTCCAACCAAGCTCCATCTGTTCCTTCAACTAGCTCAGTCACCAATTCATCAACCACTTTATCGGTAGCAGAAGATGGGGAAAATTCTCGACAAGCTTGTTCTCTATCAGATAAGGGGAAGACGAGTCCCACCGAAATTACATCGGCCTGTTCAACACCGAGACGTTAGAAGTATGCGAGGCAATAGCCATGGTGATGAATTGGCTAAGAAACTCACGTTTTAGCTTCTCTTTACAAAAGAGGCCTTCTAAGGATTTGGCTAAACTTCTAACTCGGAAGGACAAGTACATCAATACTGAGCAAACAATTATTGCCTAAAAGGAAGCAACGAGAAAAGAGACCATTAGCCAAAGACTACAAAAAGGACAATCCGAGGAAAAAATGCAGCCGTGAAGAGCAAAGTGTTGTACCACCTTAAAGCCGGTGACATAGGTCTAAGATGTATACTCATATCAATGCCTTAAGAACTCAAATTTTAATGGAGATCCAAAACCGAGACTATTTAAGTTGACCTTGGAAGCTGCAAACCCTGCCAAGAAGAGGAACATGGGCAAATACTGCCAATTCCCCAAAGATTTGCCTTAAGAACTCAAATTTTAATGGAGATCCAAGACCGAGACTATTTAAGTTGACCTTGGAAGCTGCAAACCCTGCCAAGAAGAGGAACATGGGCAAATACTGCCAATTCCCCAAAGATTTTGGGCATAACACAAAGGGATGCCTTCAACTTAAAGATAAGATTGAAGTCCTTGTCCAACAAGGATACCTCATACGGTACGTAAGCGATCACTGGAGCTCTAGTCAACACAAGTGAACTCCTGAGAAGCAAGACGGTAATCAACCACTCACAGGATGATAGCTGCTATCTTCCGAAGACCTCCAGCGAGGAGCTTGAGCTCTTCAGCCTAAGTGAAATGATGGTAGAACCCAGCCGAGCTGGGAGCATCCATGCCAAGCGGCCGAACTCAAAAAGTTCTTATCTAGCAATGGTAGGATGTAAAAACCACGAAAAATTCTCTCTCtgaatatttgtattttttaCTGCTAATAGAGAGTGGAATTGTATTTCAGTGGAATAGCATGACTGCTGAATGAACACTGGACATAGACCGGGAGTGAGACCAGCACTCTCTTTCTTGCAAACTCACACCTAGGACCTAAAAGCACAAACAGTCCTTTGTAACATTCTCCTGTCTCTACACTTTAACTTTGCTTCT from the Phoenix dactylifera cultivar Barhee BC4 chromosome 14, palm_55x_up_171113_PBpolish2nd_filt_p, whole genome shotgun sequence genome contains:
- the LOC103707487 gene encoding protein ALTERED PHOSPHATE STARVATION RESPONSE 1-like; the encoded protein is MGCGSSRAESRVVSLCRERRKLIRAAADRRYALATAHAAYFRALAAVGDSLERFVREELAVAPSPPGSPVLTLPSDGKGKSKSVSSASGGGSGGGSSSVTPLSHSLSDDGSPLHLSSGSEAGASPESKGGGGGGGGGGGGVESSSSPPGTASAASSPNYSFMRSSTAIPTMSYEDPNTQQWQHPSNSGYGYGYEYGYGFGYPPYGVPIGSPLPGKENSYYYDRPMSPPGSVAAAPSSPPPPPPPEGSAWEFFDPFNTYERLLPEYGGERYGGTSYVSSPDSNEVREREGIPDLEDETEVKAMKEVGKEKKVVREDSGGKESSIGSYKTESTQEKGEKDEKNGKIGSGDKESKSSSVSSRLRSSGEDDGSGGKKKGVKFEEETSFVTEESGPSSGKASSTPSGGKSSSTPSNGKSMSDPSSGNALSAHGTRDVAEVMKEIKEHFNSAANYGEVVSRMLEVGKLPYRSRSRMFRVISSRIWRPMAFTMLASSRPSFKRSRHSAASTIRSRASNGISDKHMDMKSGNLSSTLEKLYVWEKKLYKEVKDEEKLQSIYDKKYKRLKALDREGAEFYKIDSTRTSVRKLRTKISILIKSVDAISNRMHKIRDEELQPQLTELIQGLVKMWKSLLDCHRKQLQAIVDSKSHSLMAKTGSQSQSNAKATKELEVDLLHWCRCFKEWISTQKAYIEALNGWLMKWLPEELEQTPDGVAPFSPGRIGAPAVYIISNDWFHAAKSISEDKATEAMHDFSVVAHKLWESQNREQHLRLKAEYLSRDYDRKQKSLQQVSGMNERMDIVSVTENGGEHRDDRMTELDSMKKRLEEVKTKHEEIVKQVQDAASSILQTGLIPIFEALKTFSSETLKAYEGLRLPNKSGP